One genomic window of Brienomyrus brachyistius isolate T26 chromosome 16, BBRACH_0.4, whole genome shotgun sequence includes the following:
- the scn1lab gene encoding sodium channel, voltage-gated, type I like, alpha b isoform X2, protein MAQLLVPPGPDSFRLFCRESLDAIEKRIAEEKSKRPRGERRDEDDENGPKPNSDLEAGKSLPFIYGDTPKGMVSTPLEDLDPYYSNQQTFIVLNRGKAIFRFNATPALYFLSSFNPIRRLAIMVLVHSLFSFLIMCTILTNCAFMTLSNPPEWAKNVEYTFTGIYTFECLIKILARGFCVGKFTFLRDPWNWLDFSVILMAYVTEFVSLGNVSALRTFRVLRALKTISVIPGLKTIVGALIQSVKKLSDVMILTVFCLSVFALIGLQLFMGNLRQKCVKIPLGNDTMDNVTTSNLTESFNWTSYLNDESNYYFLPNRRDALLCGNASDAGQCPEGFSCQKGGRNPDYGYTSFDTFSWAFLSLFRLMTQDFWENLYQQTLRAAGKTYMIFFVLVIFLGSFYLVNLILAVVAMAYDEQNQATMEEAQQKEEEFQAMLEQLKRQQEEAQQAAMEAANGSGEYSGRAGLTESSSEASKLSSKSAKERRNRRKKRRQKEEGEEEKADDEKFHKSESEDSIKRTGFRFSIDGNRLSYEKRHSSPHQSLLSVRGSLFSPRRNSRTSLFSFRRGRDVGSENDFADDEHSTFEDSESRRGSLFVPRRIERRSSNISQSSVSSRVLLPANGKMHCTVDCNGVVSLVGGASVPTSPAGLLLPEVTVDKPTTDDNGTTTETDVQKKKRSGTHQTSMEFLEDPAARQRALSVASILTNTMEELEESRQKCPPCWYKFANIFLIWDCCPLWLKIKQVVNLIVMDPFVDLTITICIVLNTLFMAMEHYPMTTEFDNVLSVGNLVFTGIFTAEMCFKIIALDPYYYFQEGWNIFDGIIVSLSLMELGLANVEGLSVLRSFRLLRVFKLAKSWPTLNMLIKIIGNSVGALGNLTLVLAIIVFIFAVVGMQLFGKSYRDCVCKISDDCTLPRWHMYDFFHSFLIVFRVLCGEWIETMWDCMEVAGQALCLIVFMMVMVIGNLVVLNLFLALLLSSFSADNLAATDEDSEMNNLQIAVGRIHRGIKFIKSMVRQFFLRLCMGKGPRTLDEVKALEELHSKVENCISNHTAVDLTREPEYLKEGNGTASGLGSDMGKYIIDNSDYMSFIHNPSLTVTVPIAVGESDFENLNTEDFSSESSDIEGSKEKLADPQLSSSEGSTVDIRPPGEGGESVEMELEESLDPEPCFTEGCVRRFPCCSVNIDEGKGKMWWTLRKTCFRIVEHNWFESFIIFMILLSSGALAFEDIYIEQRKTIKTILEYSDKVFTYIFILEMLLKWVAYGFVKYFTNAWCWLDFLIVDVSLVSLVANALGYSELSAIKSLRTLRALRPLRALSRFEGMRVVVNALLGAIPSIMNVLLVCLIFWLIFSIMGVNLFAGKFYHCVNTTNDEMFSIDVVDNKSQCMALEDKARWKNVKINFDNVGAGYLALLQVATFKGWMDIMYAAVDSRNLEDQPVYEENLYMYLYFVIFIIFGSFFTLNLFIGVIIDNFNQQKKKFGGQDIFMTEEQKKYYNAMKKLGSKKPQKPIPRPVNKFQGCVFDIITKQAFDIVIMILICLNMVTMMVETDDQTEKMDKILQRINLVFIVLFTGECVLKMISLRHYYFTIGWNVFDFVVVILSIVGMFLSEMIEKYFVSPTLFRVIRLARIGRILRLIKGAKGIRTLLFALMMSLPALFNIGLLLFLVMFIYAIFGMSNFAYVKRESGIDDMFNFETFGNSMICLFQITTSAGWDGLLAPILNKGEPDCDSQVEHPGSSYKGNCGNPSVGIFFFVSYIIICFLIVVNMYIAVILENFSVATEESAEPLSEDDFEMFYEVWEKFDPNATQFMEYDKLSDFADALDPPLRIPKPNKISLIAMDLPMVSGERIHCLDILFAFTKRVLGEGGEMDILRGQMEERFMASNPSKVSYEPITTTLRRKQEEMSAIVIQRAFRRYLIRRTVKKASTMYKEKLTEGGKLLDKEVLVIDKLNENSTSDKTDMTPSTASPPSYNSVTKPDKNKYEKDKREKEDKDKDVRENRK, encoded by the exons ATGGCACAGCTGCTTGTACCGCCGGGACCAGACAGCTTCCGCTTGTTCTGCCGCGAGTCTCTCGATGCCATCGAGAAGCGGATCGCCGAAGAGAAGTCCAAGAGGCCCAGAGGGGAGCGGCGAGATGAGGACGACGAAAACGGCCCCAAGCCCAACAGTGACCTGGAGGCGGGGAAGTCCCTGCCATTTATTTATGGGGACACACCGAAGGGAATGGTTTCCACCCCCCTGGAAGATCTGGACCCTTATTACAGCAATCAGCAA ACCTTTATAGTATTGAACCGCGGGAAGGCAATCTTCCGGTTTAACGCCACTCCTGCCTTGTACTTCTTAAGCTCCTTCAACCCCATTAGAAGATTAGCAATTATGGTTTTGGTACATTC GTTGTTCAGCTTTTTAATCATGTGCACTATCCTGACCAACTGTGCATTCATGACTTTGAGTAACCCCCCAGAGTGGGCAAAGAATGTAGA GTACACGTTCACTGGAATTTACACTTTTGAATGTCTGATAAAAATCCTTGCGAGAGGCTTCTGTGTCGGGAAATTTACCTTCCTGCGGGATCCCTGGAACTGGCTGGATTTCAGTGTTATACTCATGGC GTATGTAACAGAGTTTGTAAGCCTAGGCAATGTTTCAGCTCTGCGCACTTTCAGAGTACTGAGAGCTTTGAAAACTATTTCAGTAATTCCAG GTCTGAAGACCATCGTAGGGGCCCTGATCCAATCGGTGAAGAAACTGTCGGACGTGATGATTCTCACGGTCTTCTGTCTGAGTGTGTTTGCACTAATAGGGCTGCAGCTATTTATGGGTAATTTGAGGCAGAAGTGTGTAAAGATTCCTCTGGGGAATGACACCATGGACAATGTGACGACCTCAAACCTGACAGAGTCGTTTAACTGGACCAGTTATCTCAATGACGAAA GTAACTATTATTTCTTACCAAATCGAAGAGATGCTCTTCTGTGCGGAAATGCAAGTGATGCTGG GCAATGTCCAGAGGGTTTCTCATGCCAGAAAGGCGGCCGCAACCCAGATTATGGATACACCAGCTTCGACACCTTCAGCTGGGCCTTCCTGTCCCTCTTCCGACTCATGACTCAGGACTTTTGGGAGAATCTCTACCAGCAG ACCTTGAGAGCCGCAGGGAAAACCTACATGATCTTCTTCGTCCTGGTCATCTTCCTGGGCTCCTTCTACCTGGTGAACCTGATCCTGGCCGTGGTGGCCATGGCTTATGATGAGCAGAACCAGGCTACGATGGAAGAGGCCCAACAGAAGGAGGAGGAGTTCCAGGCGATGCTGGAGCAGCTCAAAAGACAGCAGGAAGAAGCTCAA CAGGCCGCTATGGAAGCAGCCAACGGGAGCGGGGAGTACAGCGGGAGGGCGGGCCTCACGGAGTCCTCCTCCGAGGCATCCAAGCTGAGCTCCAAGAGCGCCAAGGAGAGGCGGAACCGGCGCAAGAAGCGGAGGCagaaggaggagggagaggaggagaaggcAGACGATGAGAAGTTTCACAAGTCGGAGTCGGAGGACAGCATCAAAAGGACGGGTTTCCGCTTCTCCATCGACGGCAACAGGCTGTCATATGAGAAGAGGCACTCGTCCCCACACCAG TCTCTCCTCAGCGTCCGTGGTTCCCTGTTCTCACCGCGCCGGAACAGCCGCACCAGTTTATTCAGCTTCCGCCGCGGCCGTGATGTGGGCTCGGAGAACGACTTCGCCGACGATGAGCACAGCACGTTCGAGGATAGTGAGAGCCGCCGCGGCTCGCTGTTCGTGCCGCGGCGTATCGAGCGACGCAGCAGCAACATCAGCCAGAGCAGCGTGTCCTCACGCGTTCTGCTGCCGGCCAACGGCAAGATGCATTGCACCGTGGACTGCAACGGTGTGGTGTCACTGGTGGGCGGAGCTTCAGTTCCCACGTCGCCTGCTGGACTCCTGCTGCCCGAGGTGACTGTAGATAAGCCCACTACCGATGACAAT GGTACGACAACAGAGACGGATGTTCAGAAGAAGAAGAGGTCTGGCACTCACCAGACCTCCATGGAGTTCTTGGAGGACCCGGCTGCTAGACAGAGAGCCTTGAGCGTTGCCAGTATTTTAACAAACACAATGGAGG AGCTTGAGGAATCCAGACAGAAATGTCCACCATGCTGGTACAAATTCGCTAACATCTTCCTCATCTGGGACTGCTGCCCTCTGTGGCTTAAGATCAAGCAGGTTGTCAACCTGATTGTGATGGATCCCTTCGTCGATCTTACCATCACCATCTGTATTGTCTTAAATACCCTGTTTATGGCCATGGAGCACTATCCTATGACTACTGAATTCGACAATGTGCTCTCCGTGGGTAATTTG GTGTTCACGGGAATCTTCACAGCTGAGATGTGTTTCAAAATCATTGCCTTAGATCCTTACTACTATTTTCAAGAAGGTTGGAATATATTTGATGGAATTATAGTTAGCCTGAGTTTGATGGAGCTGGGTCTAGCCAATGTGGAAGGACTGTCTGTCTTGAGATCCTTCCGATTG CTGAGGGTCTTTAAACTTGCCAAGTCCTGGCCTACCCTAAACATGCTTATCAAGATCATCGGCAATTCCGTGGGCGCCCTGGGAAACCTGACCCTTGTGTTGGCTATCATCGTCTTCATCTTTGCCGTGGTGGGAATGCAGCTGTTCGGCAAGAGCTACCGTGATTGTGTGTGCAAGATATCGGATGACTGCACACTTCCACGATGGCACATGTACGACTTCTTCCACTCCTTCCTCATCGTGTTCCGGGTGCTGTGCGGCGAGTGGATCGAGACCATGTGGGACTGCATGGAGGTGGCCGGCCAGGCTCTGTGTCTTATCGTCTTCATGATGGTCATGGTTATAGGAAACCTGGTG GTTCTGAATCTGTTCCTGGCCTTGCTGCTCAGCTCGTTCAGCGCTGACAATCTGGCGGCAACAGACGAGGACAGTGAGATGAACAACCTGCAGATCGCTGTGGGCCGCATCCATCGCGGCATCAAGTTCATCAAGTCTATGGTGCGGCAGTTCTTTCTGAGGCTGTGCATGGGGAAAGGTCCTAGGACACTGGACGAGGTTAAGGCCCTGGAGGAGCTACACAGTAAGGTCGAAAACTGCATCTCCAACCACACTGCTGTGGATCTCACTCGGGAGCCCGAGTACCTAAAGGAGGGCAATGGCACCGCCAGTGGACTGGGCAGCGACATGGGGAAATACATCATTGACAACAGTGACTACATGTCCTTCATCCACAATCCAAGCCTCACTGTGACGGTCCCCATTGCCGTGGGCGAGTCTGACTTTGAGAACCTAAATACCGAAGACTTCAGTAGCGAGTCGTCAGACATTGAAGGCAGCAAAGAG AAACTGGCCGACCCACAGCTCAGCTCCTCGGAGGGCAGCACCGTGGACATCCGGCCCCCAGGAGAGGGCGGAGAGTCGGTGGAGATGGAGCTCGAGGAGTCGCTGGACCCGGAGCCCTGCTTCACTGAAG GTTGCGTGCGCAGATTCCCGTGTTGTAGCGTGAACATAGACGAAGGTAAAGGGAAAATGTGGTGGACCCTGAGGAAGACATGCTTCAGGATCGTGGAACACAACTGGTTTGAGTCTTTCATCATCTTCATGATTCTGCTGAGTAGTGGTGCTCTG GCTTTTGAAGACATCTACATTGAGCAGAGAAAAACCATCAAAACCATTCTGGAGTATTCAGACAAAGTCTTCACCTATATCTTCATCCTCGAGATGTTGCTTAAATGGGTGGCCTATGGATTTGTGAAATATTTCACCAACGCCTGGTGCTGGCTGGACTTCTTAATTGTAGAT GTTTCTCTGGTCAGCCTGGTAGCCAATGCCCTAGGCTACTCTGAGCTGAGCGCCATAAAATCTCTGAGGACGCTTCGCGCTCTGAGGCCGCTTAGAGCGCTGTCACGGTTTGAGGGGATGAGG GTTGTCGTCAACGCCCTGCTCGGAGCGATACCCTCCATCATGAATGTGCTCCTGGTCTGCCTCATTTTTTGGCTAATCTTCAGCATCATGGGTGTCAACCTGTTTGCCGGAAAGTTCTACCACTGTGTCAACACCACCAACGACGAGATGTTCTCCATAGATGTCGTTGACAATAAATCACAGTGCATGGCCTTAGAGGATAAGGCGCGCTGGAAGAATGTCAAGATCAACTTCGACAACGTGGGAGCTGGATACCTGGCTTTGTTACAAGTG GCGACATTTAAAGGCTGGATGGATATCATGTACGCCGCTGTGGACTCTCGAAAT TTAGAAGATCAGCCGGTTTATGAAGAGAACCTCTACATGTACCTGTACTTCGTCATCTTCATCATATTCGGATCCTTCTTCACTCTCAACCTCTTCATTGGTGTCATAATTGACAACTTCAATCAGCAAAAGAAGAAG TTTGGAGGTCAGGACATCTTCATGACTGAGGAACAAAAGAAGTACTACAATGCCATGAAAAAACTCGGATCCAAGAAGCCCCAGAAGCCTATCCCACGGCCCGTG AACAAATTCCAAGGGTGTGTCTTCGACATAATCACAAAGCAAGCCTTTGATATTGTCATCATGATTCTTATTTGCCTTAACATGGTCACCATGATGGTAGAGACAGATGACCAGACAGAAAAAATGGATAAAATCCTTCAACGGATTAATCTTGTCTTCATTGTACTCTTCACTGGAGAATGTGTCCTCAAGATGATATCTCTGCGCCATTATTACTTCACCATTGGCTGGAATGTATTTGATTTTGTCGTTGTCATCCTTTCAATAGTTG GGATGTTTCTTTCTGAGATGATTGAGAAGTATTTCGTGTCTCCGACCTTATTTCGAGTCATCCGACTGGCCAGAATCGGCCGCATCCTGCGCCTCATTAAGGGCGCTAAGGGCATCCGTACACTTTTGTTTGCCTtgatgatgtcacttcctgcctTGTTCAACATCGGGCTTCTGCTCTTCTTAGTCATGTTTATCTATGCCATATTCGGCATGTCCAACTTTGCCTACGTCAAGAGGGAGTCTGGCATTGATGACATGTTCAACTTTGAGACTTTCGGCAACAGTATGATCTGCCTGTTTCAGATCACAACATCAGCGGGATGGGATGGCCTGCTAGCACCTATCCTCAACAAAGGAGAGCCCGACTGTGACAGTCAGGTGGAGCACCCTGGTAGCTCCTACAAGGGCAACTGTGGGAACCCATCAGTGGGGATCTTCTTTTTCGTCAGCTACATCATCATTTGTTTCTTGATTGTGGTCAACATGTACATTGCTGTTATCCTGGAGAACTTCAGTGTGGCTACAGAGGAGAGTGCCGAACCCCTGAGTGAGGATGACTTTGAGATGTTCTATGAGGTCTGGGAGAAGTTTGACCCCAACGCCACCCAGTTCATGGAATATGATAAGCTGTCTGACTTTGCTGACGCCCTGGACCCCCCTCTGCGCATACCAAAGCCCAACAAGATCTCACTGATTGCCATGGACTTGCCCATGGTGAGTGGAGAGCGCATCCACTGCCTGGACATCCTCTTTGCCTTCACCAAGCGCGTGTTGGGTGAGGGCGGCGAGATGGACATTCTCCGAGGACAGATGGAGGAGCGCTTCATGGCGTCCAACCCCTCCAAGGTGTCCTACGAGCCCATCACCACAACACTGCGCCGTAAGCAAGAAGAAATGTCCGCCATCGTCATCCAGAGAGCTTTCCGACGTTATCTCATCAGGAGAACTGTTAAGAAAGCCTCCACCATGTACAAGGAGAAGCTCACAGAAGGAGGGAAGCTGTTGGATAAGGAGGTCCTAGTCATAgacaaactgaatgaaaattccaCCTCAGACAAAACTGACATGACTCCTTCAACGGCTTCCCCGCCTTCATATAACAGTGTCACGAAACCTGACAAAAACAAATATGAGAAGGACAAGCGTGAGAAAGAAGACAAAGACAAAGATGTCAGAGAGAACAGGAAGTAG